In a single window of the Melanotaenia boesemani isolate fMelBoe1 chromosome 22, fMelBoe1.pri, whole genome shotgun sequence genome:
- the gtf2a1 gene encoding transcription initiation factor IIA subunit 1 isoform X1, producing the protein MASSANSNPVPKLYKSVIEDVINEVRELFLDEGVDEQVLLELKTLWENKLLQSKAVEGFHTEEQAALQAAQQQQQVQHVQQVQQVTQPAQTQQVILPPQQQQAPQQQVIVQESKILQHMSATGMSAAATAATLALPTGVTPYPQLITSQGQILQVVRGPNGTQYLIQQPQQQIVLQQQMQPGGVQAPVIQQVLAPLHGGLPQQTGVIIQPQQIVLANKVQGNTQQVMQAAAMAPQPGQGAPAAQVQSIPQAQGAAAPQAPPQPQAPQQAQPQAQPQAQQPPMMLQVDGAGDTSSEEDEDEEEEYDEDEEEEKDKDGGEDGQVEEEPLNSGDDVSDEEDQELFDTENVVVCQYDKIHRSKNKWKFHLKDGIMNLNGKDYVFSKAIGDAEW; encoded by the exons ATGGCGAGCTCGGCTAACTCGAACCCAGTG CCTAAATTATATAAGTCTGTGATTGAGGATGTTATCAACGAGGTACGAGAGCTGTTCCTGGATGAAGGAGTGGACGAGCAAGTTCTACTAGAGCTGAAAACG CTATGGGAAAACAAACTATTGCAGTCTAAGGCGGTGGAGGGCTTCCACACAGAGGAGCAGGCAGCCCTGCAGGctgctcagcagcagcagcaggttcagCATGTCCAACAAGTCCAGCAGGTGACTCAGCCGGCACAAACCCAGCAGGTCATCCTGCCCCCTCAGCAACAGCAAG CTCCCCAGCAGCAAGTCATAGTCCAGGAGTCAAAGATTCTGCAGCACATGAGTGCAACGGGGATG AGTGCAGCAGCTACCGCAGCAACCCTTGCTTTGCCCACAGGGGTCACCCCTTACCCACAACTCATCACCAGCCAAG GTCAGATCCTGCAGGTGGTCCGCGGCCCTAACGGGACTCAGTACCTCATCCAGCAGCCTCAGCAGCAGATcgtgctgcagcagcagatgcaGCCCGGCGGAGTGCAGGCACCAGTCATACAGCAG GTCCTGGCTCCTCTGCATGGAGGCCTTCCTCAGCAGACGGGAGTCATCATACAGCCGCAGCAGATCGTCTTAGCAAACAAAGTCCAAGGCAACACGCAG CAGGTGATGCAAGCGGCGGCCATGGCGCCGCAACCCGGTCAAGGAGCACCAGCGGCTCAGGTGCAGTCGATCCCGCAGGCCCAGGGTGCAGCTGCACCACAGGCCCCACCACAGCCTCAGGCCCCGCAGCAGGCTCAGCCTCAGGCTCAACCGCAGGCGCAGCAGCCTCCCATGATGCTGCAGGTGGACGGCGCTGGAGACACCTCCTCAGAGGAGGACGAAGACGAAGAAGAGGAGTACGACGAAgacgaagaggaggagaaagacaaaGACGGCGGAGAGGACGGGCAGGTCGAAGAG GAGCCTCTGAACAGCGGCGATGATGTCAGCGATGAGGAAGACCAGGAGCTGTTCGATACAGAGAATGTAGTGGTGTGCCAGTACGACAAG ATCCACAGAAGTAAGAACAAATGGAAATTCCACCTGAAGGATGGGATCATGAATCTGAACGGCAAAGATTACGTCTTTTCCAAAGCCATCGGGGATGCCGAGTGGTGA
- the gtf2a1 gene encoding transcription initiation factor IIA subunit 1 isoform X2, with the protein MASSANSNPVPKLYKSVIEDVINEVRELFLDEGVDEQVLLELKTLWENKLLQSKAVEGFHTEEQAALQAAQQQQQVQHVQQVQQVTQPAQTQQVILPPQQQQAPQQQVIVQESKILQHMSATGMSAAATAATLALPTGVTPYPQLITSQGQILQVVRGPNGTQYLIQQPQQQIVLQQQMQPGGVQAPVIQQVLAPLHGGLPQQTGVIIQPQQIVLANKVQGNTQVMQAAAMAPQPGQGAPAAQVQSIPQAQGAAAPQAPPQPQAPQQAQPQAQPQAQQPPMMLQVDGAGDTSSEEDEDEEEEYDEDEEEEKDKDGGEDGQVEEEPLNSGDDVSDEEDQELFDTENVVVCQYDKIHRSKNKWKFHLKDGIMNLNGKDYVFSKAIGDAEW; encoded by the exons ATGGCGAGCTCGGCTAACTCGAACCCAGTG CCTAAATTATATAAGTCTGTGATTGAGGATGTTATCAACGAGGTACGAGAGCTGTTCCTGGATGAAGGAGTGGACGAGCAAGTTCTACTAGAGCTGAAAACG CTATGGGAAAACAAACTATTGCAGTCTAAGGCGGTGGAGGGCTTCCACACAGAGGAGCAGGCAGCCCTGCAGGctgctcagcagcagcagcaggttcagCATGTCCAACAAGTCCAGCAGGTGACTCAGCCGGCACAAACCCAGCAGGTCATCCTGCCCCCTCAGCAACAGCAAG CTCCCCAGCAGCAAGTCATAGTCCAGGAGTCAAAGATTCTGCAGCACATGAGTGCAACGGGGATG AGTGCAGCAGCTACCGCAGCAACCCTTGCTTTGCCCACAGGGGTCACCCCTTACCCACAACTCATCACCAGCCAAG GTCAGATCCTGCAGGTGGTCCGCGGCCCTAACGGGACTCAGTACCTCATCCAGCAGCCTCAGCAGCAGATcgtgctgcagcagcagatgcaGCCCGGCGGAGTGCAGGCACCAGTCATACAGCAG GTCCTGGCTCCTCTGCATGGAGGCCTTCCTCAGCAGACGGGAGTCATCATACAGCCGCAGCAGATCGTCTTAGCAAACAAAGTCCAAGGCAACACGCAG GTGATGCAAGCGGCGGCCATGGCGCCGCAACCCGGTCAAGGAGCACCAGCGGCTCAGGTGCAGTCGATCCCGCAGGCCCAGGGTGCAGCTGCACCACAGGCCCCACCACAGCCTCAGGCCCCGCAGCAGGCTCAGCCTCAGGCTCAACCGCAGGCGCAGCAGCCTCCCATGATGCTGCAGGTGGACGGCGCTGGAGACACCTCCTCAGAGGAGGACGAAGACGAAGAAGAGGAGTACGACGAAgacgaagaggaggagaaagacaaaGACGGCGGAGAGGACGGGCAGGTCGAAGAG GAGCCTCTGAACAGCGGCGATGATGTCAGCGATGAGGAAGACCAGGAGCTGTTCGATACAGAGAATGTAGTGGTGTGCCAGTACGACAAG ATCCACAGAAGTAAGAACAAATGGAAATTCCACCTGAAGGATGGGATCATGAATCTGAACGGCAAAGATTACGTCTTTTCCAAAGCCATCGGGGATGCCGAGTGGTGA